One genomic segment of Vibrio penaeicida includes these proteins:
- the alc gene encoding allantoicase — protein MPLNISNFVNLADEKLGAKAIYATDDFFADKSRLIQRQEPVWKEGLYDDNGKWMDGWESRRKREEGHDYCVIRLAMAGEISAVDIDTRFFTGNYPPSASIEACYCPIGDPDEHTYWAEILTSVGLQGDQQHLFPIEAGSNFTHVRLNIFPDGGIARLRVYGLPAVDWNQIDVLQSIDLASVAYGARALSCSDEHYGNKSNLLGPGRGENMGDGWETARRRTPGNDWVIVALGHAGNVEKIVVDTAHFKGNYPDTCSIQAAFVKGGTDEQIETQSLFWRELLPSQKLSADAIHEFESQVNPIGPVTHIRLNIFPDGGVSRLRVIGTKVGTSCQLATGQSSAGLSHMVESD, from the coding sequence ATGCCCTTAAATATCAGTAATTTTGTCAACTTAGCGGATGAGAAGTTAGGGGCGAAAGCGATTTACGCTACCGATGATTTTTTCGCAGATAAGAGCCGGCTAATCCAGCGACAAGAGCCTGTTTGGAAAGAAGGGCTGTACGACGACAACGGAAAGTGGATGGATGGCTGGGAGAGCCGTCGAAAAAGGGAAGAAGGGCACGATTACTGCGTGATCCGGCTTGCAATGGCGGGCGAGATTTCAGCGGTAGACATCGATACGCGTTTCTTTACAGGAAACTATCCGCCTTCTGCATCCATTGAAGCATGCTATTGCCCGATTGGCGATCCAGACGAGCACACCTATTGGGCTGAAATTCTGACTTCTGTTGGGCTACAAGGCGATCAGCAACATCTATTTCCTATCGAAGCTGGCAGCAATTTCACCCATGTCCGTTTGAACATTTTCCCAGATGGTGGCATCGCACGTCTTAGAGTGTACGGTTTGCCAGCGGTGGACTGGAACCAGATAGACGTACTACAAAGTATTGATTTGGCTTCGGTTGCCTACGGAGCAAGAGCGCTATCTTGCAGCGATGAGCATTACGGTAACAAAAGCAATTTATTGGGTCCTGGTCGTGGCGAGAATATGGGAGACGGTTGGGAAACCGCCAGACGAAGAACGCCAGGTAATGATTGGGTGATTGTGGCGTTAGGTCATGCGGGAAATGTTGAAAAAATTGTCGTGGATACCGCGCACTTCAAAGGTAACTACCCCGATACGTGCTCTATTCAGGCGGCCTTTGTTAAAGGTGGAACTGACGAGCAAATCGAAACGCAAAGCCTTTTTTGGCGTGAGTTGTTACCTTCACAAAAACTCAGTGCGGATGCCATTCATGAGTTTGAGTCGCAAGTTAACCCAATTGGACCCGTCACGCATATTCGCCTCAATATTTTTCCGGATGGAGGGGTGAGCAGGTTGAGAGTGATTGGGACAAAAGTGGGAACATCATGCCAGCTTGCAACGGGTCAAAGCTCGGCTGGCTTGTCTCATATGGTTGAAAGTGATTGA